The DNA sequence TTCTTTAGAATCCCGTAGGGTATCTCGTCCACGACGATTCGAACCCGCCCCGCCTTCATCTCCTCCGAATGGGTCTTTGCTCGCAGCTTGAGCGAACCACGGCCTCGCGTGTAGGCATCGATGATGCCCTGACGCCCACAGATCATTCCGCCCGTCGGATAATCAGGCCCCGGGATTTTCTCCATCAGTTCAGGCAGGGTCACGTTCGGACGGTCGATCAGCAGGATGAGGCCGTCCACAATCTCCCCGAGATTGTGCGGAGCGATGTTTGTCGCCATGCCCACGGCAATGCCGGTCGAACCATTCACCAGGAGATTGGGAAACTTGCTGGGCAAGACCACCGGTTCGGTCGTCGTCTCGTCGTAATTTGGAACAAAATCGACCGTGTCCTTGTCGATATCCTCCATCATGTCCGTCGCAGCGGCCGTCATGCGAGCTTCGGTATACCGCATGGCTGCCGGCGGATCACCATCGATCGAACCGAAGTTGCCTTGCCCGTCGATGAGCGGATACCGCATATTAAAAGGCTGGCCAAGGCGGACGAGAGTTGGATACACAACGGCATCGCCGTGTGGGTGATAGTTGCCGGTCGTGTCGCCGGAAATCTTGGCACACTTGCGGTGCTGGCTTCGCGGACCGAGCTTCAGATCGTTCATCGCAACCAGGATGCGGCGCTGCGACGGCTTGAGGCCGTCACGCGCATCAGGCAATGCGCGAGATACGATGACGCTCATTGCGTACCGCATGTAAGAGTCCTGCATCTCTTCGACGAGCGGCAGGTTCTGAAACGTTTCCGGTTGGGACTGTGTCGGAGGTTGGTCGCTCATAGTGATCGGATGCTGCTCACGCCGTATTGTGGGCGCGGTTTGATTCGCCTCATTCGGTCCCGTCGCACGGGGAGTCGCCCGTCAGGTCTCGTGCCGCATCGCGTTGAGGTCAGCCGCGCAAGCGTCCGGACCGATGCCGCCAAAAGCCCGCGACATGTGCCATACAGCCGAATGAAGCTCTCGAATCATCGTTTTTCTGGACGCGCGATCCATCCGCGTCCGTCGGCCGGAATTGTAGGGGAAATTGCCGCTTGCGGACAGAGCCGGCCAAGGAGAGCAAGCCGTCCAATCGGCTGGTCTTCGCCCCCCTCTGAAAGCCGTCGAGCCACATCCGATCGCCGCATCCGAATCCAATAGTGACTCGCGACGAGAAACCGACCGCCCGGACAATTCACCTCGCGCGGCCTCGGAGCGACGCGGGGCCTCACATCACCTTGGAGATCGAGAAAATGGGCAGCAGCATCGCCAGAACCAGGCCGCCAACGACGACGCCGAGAAACATGACAATGGCCGGCTCGATCAAACTCGTTAGAGTCTTGATGGCCGTATTCATCTCGGTTTCGGAGAAGGCGGCGATCTTCTCCATGACGAGTCCGAGCTTCCCGCCCCTCTCTCCGGCGCTCAGCATCTTGATGACCGATTTGGGAATGTGCGGGTTGTCGGCCAGGGCATCGGAGATCTGCTGGCCGCGCTCGATTCGTTCGCGCACACGAGTCCACATCTGTTCATAGTGAAGGCTTCCGCAGACGCGGGTCGTAAGGACGACACTATCCAGCATTGATACGCCGGCCTGAATCATGGTTCCCAGCGTGCGCAGACTCCGGGCCATCGCGCTCTTGTGCAGTAACGTGCCGACCGCAGGAATCCCAAGCTTGATCGATTCGATCCGCCATCGCCCCCCTGGCGTGCGCGAATAGTAGAAAAGCCCACCCAGCGCCGTCAGCACGCCGCCCAGGACGTAAAGTCCGTAAGCCGATGTATAATCCGCAAACAAGAGAAGCCATCGCGTGAGCTTCGGCAGCGAATCCTCGCGTCCGGCGTAAATCTCGGCGAATCTCGGAAGCACGAACGACACAAGAAAAACGGTCGTTCCGACTGCAAAGACGCACATCACGATCGGATAGGTGATCGCCCCCTTGATCTTCTTGCGTAGATCGCGCTGGCGTTCAAGGTAATCAGCAAGCCGCTCCAGAATTGGCCCGAGTTGGCCCGATGCCTCCGACGCCTTGATCAGGCTGACATACACATTGGGGAACACGCGCGGATGTTCAGCCAGAGCCGCGGAGAACTCGGTTCCACCGCGAACCTGATCGATGACGCTCTCCAATGCGCGAGCGAATCGCGGAGAATTTCCGGGATGGACGCAGGCATCGAGGGCATCCGAAAGTGAAACGCCGGTGTCCACCATGACGGCGAGCTGGCTCGTAAAAAAGATCAAGTCTTGAGGGTTGAATTTCTCTCCGAAGAGCGGCTTGTTCAGACCCCTTGCGGTAGCCGGTGCCGCAATGCCGGCCGCCGCGGTCTCGCGGACCCGGACCGAACCGCGTTTGGCCGAGACGGATGCCCCAAGGGTCGCACCCTTCTGCTCCATCCGAACAACGAACTTCCCCTCGCTCCGTACGCTGCGCGCGGCATCAGTCTGGCTGGGCGCTGTCACCTCTCCGGTGACGAGGTTGCCGGCATCATCGCGCGCGGTGTATGTGAAGACGGCCACGTTCAAGTTCCTCCGGATTGATTCGTTCGCCGGCGATTCAGACCGCCGACGCGCGACTGCCTCAATCGTCCTATTCGACCCACGGTAAACCGGCCGCTCGAGAAGATGCCGCCGCATCCAGATCAGCGGCGGACATGTCCAGTGATCCACTGTGAACCAGCATTGCCTTCATGCGGACAGGGTCGACCGAGGCAAGGATTGCGGACTCCGCCGAGATCCGGCTCGCCACGACCAGTTCTGCCAGCGATTGTTCCAATGTATGCATCCCGGCGCGACGGCCGGTCTCAATCATCGAGTGGATCAGGTGGGCCTCGTTGTCGCGAATCGCCCGTCGAATGGCGGACGTGGCGATGAGCAACTCCGTTGCAGGCACGAGCGATTCATTGAGCTGATCCCGAAGCAGCGATTGGCAGAGAATCGCGCGCAACGATGCCGCCAGTTGCGCGCGCACCTGACCTTGCTGACCGGCCGGAAACACATCGATCATGCGAGCGATCGTCTGCGAGGCGTTGCATGTGTGCAAAGTCGCCAGCACCAGGTGCCCTGTTTCAGCCGCCGTCAGCGCTGACGACATCGTTTCGAGGTCGCGAAGCTCTCCGATGAGGATGACATCGGGCCGTTGCCGCAGCACATGCCGCAATGCCGATGCGAAGGAGGGCGAATCGTCGCCGATCTGCCGCTGTTCAATGATGCATTCGCGGCGCTGAAAGGCAAATTCGACGGGATCTTCGATCGTGATGATGTGTCGCGAAGGACCGCACCTGTTCATGTGATCGATCAGCGCGGCCAATGTCGTGCTTTTGCCCTGTCCTGTTCCACCGGTGACCAGAACCAGCCCGTTGGGATAATCCGCGAACGACAACACCTGCTGCGGCAGACCGAGCGAATCAAATGCCGGAATCTGCTCGGGGATGGCCCGAATGGCTGCCGCGAGCGTGCCTCGCTGATAGTGGATGTTCACGCGGTATCGCCCGAGTCCTTGAATAGACAGTCCCATGTCCAGATCGCGGACCGAGATCAACTTATGTCGGTGTTCGGAAGTGAGAATCGGATCGACCAGCGCTGCGACCGATTCCGCGCTCAGGCTCTCATCTGACAACGGATGCCACCGGCCGTCCACATAGATCGTCGGAGGCTCGTTTGCGACAAGCAGAAGGTCGCTCGCGGCGTGATCCAGAGCCTTTTGCAGCAACGACTCCAGTCTGTCCGCGCGGGCTGCGGGCCCGGCGGTCGACTTGGAATCGATCGTGTGCGAGCGGGAAGCGACTCTCGACTCAAGTTGCGCAGACACGGAATACCTCCTCGACCGTCGTGAATCCCAGTTTGACCTTCTCCAATCCGTCCTTCATCAGACCGATCATCTTGTCGCGCGCAAGCTTCCGAAGCTCCTGCAACGGCACATCGTCTGAGATCGCCTGCCTCACCACATCGTCGGGCACAAACAATTCATACACGCCGATTCGCCCTGAATAACCAGAGCCGTGGCACTTCACGCATCCTTCACCGCGCATCAGAGTCCGGACGTCGTGTCCCGCCTTCTCCATCTGGTGACGGATCGCCGGTGAGGGTTCAAACTCCGACTTGCAGTGCGGACAGATTTTCCGAACGAGCCGCTGCGCCAACACGGCATCAAGTGCGGCGCTGATTAGATAATTCTCCACGCCGATGTTGTTCAGGCGGGTGATTGCGGACACCGCATCGTTGGTGTGCAGCGTGGTCAGGACCAGGTGGCCGGTCAATGCGGCCTGAACGGCCGTCTTGGCGGTATCCACATCGCGAACTTCGCCGACCATGATTACGTCGGGATCCTGGCGCAGCAGCGCCCTCAGCACCGTCGCAAACTTCAAGCCGATCTTCTCATTGACCTGAAACTGGTTGATGTTCTTGAGATTGTTTTCGATCGGGTCTTCGACGGTGCAGACGTTTCGTGAAGGAGAATTGATTTCGGACAGCGCGGCGTAGAGCGTCGTGCTTTTCCCGCTGCCTGTGGGACCGGTGACAAGAATCAGCCCATGCGGCTTGATGAGCTGCGCCCGCAGCAGCTTGAGCATCTCGATCGAGAATCCAAGCGTCTCGAGGCTGACAAGCGCCTGCGAATTATCTATGATGCGAATGACCACTTTCTCGCCGTGAAGGTTCGGAAGAGTTGAAACCCGCAGGTCGATCGGCCGCTTGTCCATCAGGACATGGATGCCACCGTCCTGAGGAAGTCGCCGCTCGGCGATGTCTAGACCGGCCATGATTTTGATTCGAGAGACGATCGGTGCAATCATCTGAGCGGGCGGATTAAGCTGATCATCCTCATAGAGCACGCCGTCGATTCGATTCCGGATCCGCAGATGGCCGTCGCCGGGCTCAATATGAATGTCGCTCGCCCCAAGTTTGACGGCCGTGTAGATGAGGTAGTTGACAAGCTTGATAATGGGTGAATCGCCCGCCATCCCCTCAAGATTCATGATGTCCGAGGATTTCGCCTCGATGAGCTCAAGTGCCGCACTGGAGACATCGTCGATGATATCGTCGATGACGAAGACGTTGGCGGCGCTGACATACTGTCCGAGAATCGCGTGAATGTCGGCAATGGACGCGACCACCACCTGAACATTGCACTCAGTCATCCGCCCGATTTCCTCCAGGAGAAAGACATTGGAGGGTTCGGGCAGCGCCACCGTCAACGTATTGCGGATCTTGAAAAACGGCAGCACACCATGCTTTTCGAGAAAATCGCGCGGCATGAGATCGACGATTTTCGCGTCCACATGCCGCGGCGTGAGCCGGGCATACGGCACATTATACGCCTCGGCCAGCGCCTCAAGCACCTGGTCGTTGGTCACAAAGCCCAGATCGACCAGAATCTCACCGAGAAGTTGCCGGTGCCCGCGTGCCGCCTGTTCGGAAACCGCCTGTTCGATTTGGTCCTGAGTGATCAGACCCTTCGTCAGGAGAATCTGGCCGACCTGCTTGCGTGAGGATGTCGCCGTGGCGGCGGTCATATGTAGCTCCTCACTGCCGAATCCAGGTCGGGAAACGCCTCGAATCGACGATTCAAACGCGTGATCTCGAGAATCTTCTGAACGGTTTCATCGAGCGCGCACAACCGGACGCATCCCAGTCGCTCCTCGCATTGGTCCTGCAAATCGAGCAGGGTCTCCAGGCCGACGCTGTCGATGGAGTTGACGACGCTGAAATCCACGACCAGATTGAAATAGCCCTCGTCGATGCAACGCGACGCAGCGTTTCTGAACTGGTCGATCGAATCGCGCGAAAGATCCTCCTTTGAAGTGAGGACGGCGACCGAATCATACTTCACTACGCTGGTCGGCATGCTCGTTTCTCACCTGATCGAATGTTCGGAACCCGGCGCCTGCGGCCGGCCGCTCAAAATCGAACTCAAGGCGCCGATCCGGGCGATGTTTGGATCGCCTTTGGCGCTTTGCTTCGCCTCTTCGTAAAGCCGCTGGGGACCGAGTTTCAAAAATAGTTCGGCCAGCTCCGGATCAAACTGATTGCCGGAGCAGCGACGGATCTCGGCCGTCGCAACGGAGATCGGAAGCGCCGCACGGTAGGTGCGGTTTGAAGTCATCGCGTCGAACGAATCCGCCAGGCAGATGATTCGCCCCAGTAGTGGAATGTCTTTCCCGGATAGTCTTCGCGGATAACCGCGGCCGTCCATCCGCTCATGATGAAACAGCACGCCGGGAATCAGATCGTTCAATTGCCGAATGTGACCGAGAATGCGCTCGCCGATCTCCGGATGCTTTTTCAGCAATTCGAATTCCTGTGCGGTCAGCTTCCCGGGTTTGGTCAGGATCGCGTCCGGAACGCCGATCTTCCCGACATCGTGCAGCAATCCGGCAAGATAGACACGTTCGCAATCGACGGGTGACAACCCCGCGGCTTTCGCGATCATGCGACTGAAATAGGCGACTCGCTCCGAATGGCCAAATGTGTACGGATCCTTGGCGTCTACGCTGTTGACGATGGCGTACATCAGGCCCATCAGCAGATCGCCGAGGTCGTCATACAGGTGCTGGTTCTTCAGCGCCGCACTGATTCGATCAGCGACGGCCTTGAGAAGCTGAATGTCTACCGACGTGTAGTCCCCGTCGTCGATCACGTTGATGGCGTAGAAACTGCCGAGCACCTCGTTATCGAGCCGCAACGGAATCACCACAAAGTGCCGCAGCCATGACGCAGCCCAACTGAACTCCGGCCGCTTGAACCCCTGGTTGAACAGAATGTGATCCGCTTCCTGCTTCTGTTCGAGCGGCACGCAGGCGTCGAGTCGCAGTACGGCATTCAGATCGGGCGCCCCTTCGCCGACCTGCACCACACGCTCGCTGATGGGTCGGCTCGAACCCACCAGGTCGCGCCGATCCGCGCCCTCACCCGGTTCAGTGCGAGTCAAAACGAATGCCATGCCGGCCGCACGCGATACCTCCAGCATCTCGCGGCTGACGCGCTCCAGCATCTGCGTCGGTCGCTGCGGGATTCCCATCAGCCGGCTGACCTCGTAGATCAGATGCAGCTCTTCGTAGGTGCTTTCCAGATTGTTTGTGAGCGATGTGATCTCCGCTTGGGCGCTTTCAATATCGCGTGCCTGCTCCACGCACAGCGCCAGCAGGCCTGACCAATTCTCGATTGAATCCCCGGCCGCCTCGATCTCGGCACGAAAACGCTTGGCGACCTGATAATCCACACGGCAGTTCCCGCAGAAATTCCGGAAGTGTTCGCTCGACTTGTCCGTCGAAACCGCCAGCGCCAGCACAACGCCGACCGAACGGCGCCGAACCCGAACGGGCACCGTCGCCACTCGAATATCCTCCGGGCATCGATCGAAGGGCACTTGAACCACAACCCTCGAAGTCTTGTTCTCTGCCGTCTCCGCAAGGGCTCGCCTGGCGCAGGTCGCGAGTTGATCCAACAACGCGCCATCCGACCGACGCAGATCAGACCCACGGAATAACTCCCAGAATCTTCCCGGCGTCGGATCATCAGCGATGAGTTCACCGGCGGCCCCCCAAAGCGACAGCCAGATTCCGCGCGACCGCCACTGCTCACAAATGCGTCGAAACTGCTCTTCGGGCAGAATTCGATGGTGCGTGGGCGCTGGCAGGCGTCCCGCGCCGGGGTCGCCTGCATGAGTCACGGGACTGCTGGTCTGAATAAATGGAATCACTGCCATGCTCATCGTCTCCCGGATGCTCGATCACAATCAATCCGCCGGCTGCGAGCCATCGGCCGGCACAAATCAGACCGTCGCGGCCGGCTTCGGCGCGTCGCAGAGAATCTCATTCACGCTTGAAAGCACTTCGCGCGGACTGAATGGCTTGGGCAGCACGCGCCGAATGTTGGTGTTTTTCACGTCATCGCCGGTCAGTGAAAAACCACGTGCGGTCAGCATGATGACCGGTATGGCCCGGGTCCTTGGTTCCGATCGGAGCTTCGCACACAGCTCGAGTCCGCTCAGATAAGGCATCTGATAATCCGTCATCACCAGATCGGGTAATTCGCGCTTGGCGGTCTCAAACGCTTCTTCGCCGTCCGAAGCGGTGAGTACCTCAAAGCCGCCGTTGCGCAGCTTCGTTGACACCACATGCAGAATGTGCGGCTCATCATCACAGACCAATATTCGTTTTCCCGGCATTTAATAGTTCCCCCAGTTTCGGCGATCCAGGTACGGAACGCCTTCGATCATGACATCAACGGAAATATCATTCCGAATGTGCTGCCCTTGCCGATTTCGCTGGCCAGCGTGATCTGGCCGCCATGAACGGACTCGACAATGCTCTTGACCAGATTCAGCCCGAGGCCCGTGCCTTTGGCCATGTTCTTGTTCGCCTCCACCCGGAAGAACTTCTGGAACATTCGCGGCAAATCCTCTTTCGGTATGCCTACCCCGGTGTCCTGCACCTCGATGAGGATCGTCTTCTGCTCCTCCCGCGGGGACATGCGAACAACAACTTCGCCGCCCTCGGGTGTATACTTCACGGCATTGCTGATCAGGTTCAGTATCGCCTGATAGAGCAGATCCCGATCCGCCAGAATGCGAAACATCACGGGCGTCAGTTGTTCAGTCAGCGTGATCTTCTTCTCTTCCGCTGACGGACGCATGACATCGCAGGCTTCCTTCACCACCATTGAAATTGCAATCGGTTCCTTGTTGATGCGCACCGTGCCCGCCTCGATCCGACTGATATTGAGCATGTTGTCGATCAGCCGCCCCAGTCGTTGCGCCGACGTTTGAATGATGTCGTAATACTCCCTGCGGGTCGCCTCGTCGGCTGCCTCGCCATCGACCAGCATCTCAACATAGGCTCGAATCGAGGAAAGCGGCGTTCGCAGTTCGTGTGCGACATGGGCCACGAACTCGCTTTTCTTTCGAGATGCCTCCCGCTCACGAGTGATGTCACGGAGATTGACAATCAGCCCATGATCCGACGCCCCCTCAGCCGCCTTGACCCCCAGCGCAAGTGGAATCACGTGAACGCCGTAGAACTTGTCCCCGACCAGAAATTCCGCTCGTCGTTCGGCGACACGCTGTTCCGCTTCGCGAGATTGCCGAATCAGTTTGCGCATCTCGTCGTGGACGATGATCGAATCGATCGGTGAACGAAGGCTCTCCTCGCACTGAAATCCGAAGACGTTCTCGGCGGCCGTGTTCGCTTGAATCAACTGTCCATACGAATCCAGCACCATCAGCGGATCCGGCATCGCGGAGAAGATGATGGACGACAACCGTCGCTGAGCGGCCGCCAGCGTCAATTCGAGCGACGCCTGTCCATGAGCATCAGCCAATTCCGCCAGACGCCGCTGGATATTGGCGGAGTGCTCCTCCACTGCCCGCCAGACAACGCCCAATTCGGACGACTGCACCTGTTTGCCCGTCTCTCGGTCAATGGTCAGGCCGCGACGAATCGCCTCCACCATGCGTTGCAGTGCGACGCGTCGCATTAAACCTGAAATTGCCATAACGACGGCACTGACCACAAGGAGCGAAAATACGACCATCGTGTCGCCCGACGAGAGTCCCTGCCGCCCTGACCGGATGTATCCCCACATGCACCAGCTGATTGAAGCCACTAATCCACCCAGCGCCCAATACGGAGAAATCTTCGGAATTGTCGGCCACTTGCGAAGCGATGCCCCGCCCCAGCCCTCAGCGTCCAATTCGATTGACGGCAGGGCCTGCGGCTCCACGGCGGAAGTTTCCATCTCCTCTTCGCAGAGGGACCAGGGCTTGAGCACCGGATCGCCCATTACTCGTCACCCTCTCCTTCGTCGCTCACAGCGGCCATCCCGAATGCACTCGTGAAACCCGATTTGCGCGGGTCTTTCGATTCGGCCGTCGCAGGCGCCGGTTGGATGTCTTTTACGACCGCGGGTTCCTCAACCAGTGACAACTCCGCCAGAAACGCCGTCAATGCCGCCGACGGTCTGCCCGCTGCAACGGCTTCGCGACAAACGCGGCGTGCCGCGTCAAATGCACCCATCGTTCGCAGAGCCTCGGCGCAGAGCAATCTCGCCTCCTCCAGCGAAGCGTCCATCGCGATTGCCCGCTCGGCGAGCTTTTGTGCCATTTCCGGCCGGCCGCGAAGAAGCGAGACATATCCTTCCAGCAGAACCGTCTCGGCCGTGGGCGCGCTTCGCCGGTTGAATGTCTGAATCGCTTCATCGGCAATTCGCAGTTCACCGTCGTTGATGGCGGACCGACAGAAAAGTGTCCATGCGTGAGCATCGGCCGAATCATCCGCCATCACCGTTCTCAGAATCCGTCGTGCTTCATTCCCTCGGCCCAGCGCCAGGTACGAATCGGCGAGAACGCGGCGCACGCTCGCGGGAATCGGCTGCTTGGCGTCGCCCGAAGGCGTGTGCGACTTTCGGCCTCGGCCCACGGAACGATCGACAATCGGCTGGAGTGCCTGAATCGCCTCCGAGTGTCGCCCGGCCCAGGCGAGGATCGTGCCAAGTTCAGCACGAACAGCGGCATCATCAGTGAAATCCGGCAGAGCCTGACGGCAGAAATTTACGGCATCGTCAGTCAGCCCCAACATACGGCACACCTGCGCCGCAAGTACCGACATGGTCGGAAAGTCATCAAAATCTTTCACCCGCGTCAACAATAGCTCGAGCGCGCGATGCGGATCATCCGTCGCGATATACAATTCCGCGGTCGCCAGGACGTACTCCGGTGTGTTGGGCTTCTGATTCAACGCGTTGACATAGTGCGAGAGTGCCGCATCCAATTCACCGTAACGTTCTTCAATGATGCCCGCGAGGTACTCGCACTCCGCGTCCGCACCGGGAGCATGGATCGCCGCGACGACCGACTCCTTCGCCTTGGCCAGTTGCCCGCGCTCCAGATAGAGTCGTGCGGCAAACTTGAACACCTCCGCCGACTCCGGCGACATCGCCATGACCTTGTTCAAGGTGGCTTCGGCTTCGACCAGTCTTCCCGCGCTGAAGTGCTGTTCGGCCAGTCGAAGCGTGACATCGCCACGCACGCCGTTCCATCGCTGAACGGATTTCTCACGAGGCTGATTCTCCATATGCCGCTTCATCGCGGGGCTGAATTCAGACTGAGAGCAGCCAATTACGCAGCAAATGAACATCGCAGGCGCAAGAATGTGCGCAAGCGGGCCGAAGCGCGGCCAGCGGCCTGGCCATCGATTAAACCTGTCCGACGACGTTCTCATTGACCACCCCCCGTCTGACTCGTGGCCGGCCTGTCAGGTTTTGCATCAATCGATTCGCCGCCCCGCGAATCCAGCTCGGACTGTTCCATGAACCAGGGGTCTGCTTCCATGTCATCCGATTCAGGAATGACATAGGGCGGCGCCGGGCGACCGAACGCCGGCATTTCAATGCCTCGGCTCCGTAGAATCTGATCGCGAACAAATGTGCGAACGGAGGATGCCTCGTTCTCCCACATGCGCTGACCCTTGATCTTCTCCGCCAGCTTGAGTGCTTCGACATGACGCGGGTAATTCAGCATCGCGATCTCCGCGTCCCAGAGCGCCTTGTCCAGATTGCCGCGCGCCAGATGCTTCAACGCCCAGCTGAAGTGAGCCTGCGCCAGCCGCTCTCGTCCGAACCACTGCACGCCGCGCCGCATGCCGACGCGGAAGCGCTCGACGTCGTCTCCCAGTTCTTCGCTCGCCTTGAAATCAGCCTCGGGCTTCACGATGTGAACCGTCAGCAGCACAATCACCTCTTCGCGAATCGTGTCATCATTCGTTGACCGGAACATTGCTCCGAGACCGGGAATGTTGCCCAGCAACGGAACCTGCGAACGCGTCGAAGTGCCGACTTCCCGGAAGAGGCCGCCGATCAGTATCGTGTTCCCGTCCTTGACCATGATGTTGGTCGTGACCTCGGTCGTCTGCTCGAACGGCAGGTTTGCCGCAGTCAGACCGCCGGTGGAGTCTTTCGGATGGATCTCCATGCGGACGTATCCGTCGCTGCCGATAAACGGCCGGAAGGTAAGAATCGTTCCGGTCTCAAGAAACTCCACCGTTTGAACAGCGGTCGTTTCCGTGATGGTTGTGGTCAGGTATCCGTCGCGGCGACCGACGATGACCTGGCCAAACTGCTTGTTCAAGGCCAGAACCTTCGGATTGGCGATGATGTTTGTGTCGGTGATGGTTTCGAGC is a window from the Phycisphaerae bacterium genome containing:
- a CDS encoding type II secretion system F family protein; this encodes MAVFTYTARDDAGNLVTGEVTAPSQTDAARSVRSEGKFVVRMEQKGATLGASVSAKRGSVRVRETAAAGIAAPATARGLNKPLFGEKFNPQDLIFFTSQLAVMVDTGVSLSDALDACVHPGNSPRFARALESVIDQVRGGTEFSAALAEHPRVFPNVYVSLIKASEASGQLGPILERLADYLERQRDLRKKIKGAITYPIVMCVFAVGTTVFLVSFVLPRFAEIYAGREDSLPKLTRWLLLFADYTSAYGLYVLGGVLTALGGLFYYSRTPGGRWRIESIKLGIPAVGTLLHKSAMARSLRTLGTMIQAGVSMLDSVVLTTRVCGSLHYEQMWTRVRERIERGQQISDALADNPHIPKSVIKMLSAGERGGKLGLVMEKIAAFSETEMNTAIKTLTSLIEPAIVMFLGVVVGGLVLAMLLPIFSISKVM
- a CDS encoding PilT/PilU family type 4a pilus ATPase; amino-acid sequence: MESLLQKALDHAASDLLLVANEPPTIYVDGRWHPLSDESLSAESVAALVDPILTSEHRHKLISVRDLDMGLSIQGLGRYRVNIHYQRGTLAAAIRAIPEQIPAFDSLGLPQQVLSFADYPNGLVLVTGGTGQGKSTTLAALIDHMNRCGPSRHIITIEDPVEFAFQRRECIIEQRQIGDDSPSFASALRHVLRQRPDVILIGELRDLETMSSALTAAETGHLVLATLHTCNASQTIARMIDVFPAGQQGQVRAQLAASLRAILCQSLLRDQLNESLVPATELLIATSAIRRAIRDNEAHLIHSMIETGRRAGMHTLEQSLAELVVASRISAESAILASVDPVRMKAMLVHSGSLDMSAADLDAAASSRAAGLPWVE
- the tadA gene encoding Flp pilus assembly complex ATPase component TadA is translated as MTAATATSSRKQVGQILLTKGLITQDQIEQAVSEQAARGHRQLLGEILVDLGFVTNDQVLEALAEAYNVPYARLTPRHVDAKIVDLMPRDFLEKHGVLPFFKIRNTLTVALPEPSNVFLLEEIGRMTECNVQVVVASIADIHAILGQYVSAANVFVIDDIIDDVSSAALELIEAKSSDIMNLEGMAGDSPIIKLVNYLIYTAVKLGASDIHIEPGDGHLRIRNRIDGVLYEDDQLNPPAQMIAPIVSRIKIMAGLDIAERRLPQDGGIHVLMDKRPIDLRVSTLPNLHGEKVVIRIIDNSQALVSLETLGFSIEMLKLLRAQLIKPHGLILVTGPTGSGKSTTLYAALSEINSPSRNVCTVEDPIENNLKNINQFQVNEKIGLKFATVLRALLRQDPDVIMVGEVRDVDTAKTAVQAALTGHLVLTTLHTNDAVSAITRLNNIGVENYLISAALDAVLAQRLVRKICPHCKSEFEPSPAIRHQMEKAGHDVRTLMRGEGCVKCHGSGYSGRIGVYELFVPDDVVRQAISDDVPLQELRKLARDKMIGLMKDGLEKVKLGFTTVEEVFRVCAT
- a CDS encoding STAS domain-containing protein; its protein translation is MPTSVVKYDSVAVLTSKEDLSRDSIDQFRNAASRCIDEGYFNLVVDFSVVNSIDSVGLETLLDLQDQCEERLGCVRLCALDETVQKILEITRLNRRFEAFPDLDSAVRSYI
- a CDS encoding HD domain-containing protein — its product is MAVIPFIQTSSPVTHAGDPGAGRLPAPTHHRILPEEQFRRICEQWRSRGIWLSLWGAAGELIADDPTPGRFWELFRGSDLRRSDGALLDQLATCARRALAETAENKTSRVVVQVPFDRCPEDIRVATVPVRVRRRSVGVVLALAVSTDKSSEHFRNFCGNCRVDYQVAKRFRAEIEAAGDSIENWSGLLALCVEQARDIESAQAEITSLTNNLESTYEELHLIYEVSRLMGIPQRPTQMLERVSREMLEVSRAAGMAFVLTRTEPGEGADRRDLVGSSRPISERVVQVGEGAPDLNAVLRLDACVPLEQKQEADHILFNQGFKRPEFSWAASWLRHFVVIPLRLDNEVLGSFYAINVIDDGDYTSVDIQLLKAVADRISAALKNQHLYDDLGDLLMGLMYAIVNSVDAKDPYTFGHSERVAYFSRMIAKAAGLSPVDCERVYLAGLLHDVGKIGVPDAILTKPGKLTAQEFELLKKHPEIGERILGHIRQLNDLIPGVLFHHERMDGRGYPRRLSGKDIPLLGRIICLADSFDAMTSNRTYRAALPISVATAEIRRCSGNQFDPELAELFLKLGPQRLYEEAKQSAKGDPNIARIGALSSILSGRPQAPGSEHSIR
- a CDS encoding response regulator, which codes for MPGKRILVCDDEPHILHVVSTKLRNGGFEVLTASDGEEAFETAKRELPDLVMTDYQMPYLSGLELCAKLRSEPRTRAIPVIMLTARGFSLTGDDVKNTNIRRVLPKPFSPREVLSSVNEILCDAPKPAATV
- a CDS encoding PAS domain S-box protein, which encodes MGDPVLKPWSLCEEEMETSAVEPQALPSIELDAEGWGGASLRKWPTIPKISPYWALGGLVASISWCMWGYIRSGRQGLSSGDTMVVFSLLVVSAVVMAISGLMRRVALQRMVEAIRRGLTIDRETGKQVQSSELGVVWRAVEEHSANIQRRLAELADAHGQASLELTLAAAQRRLSSIIFSAMPDPLMVLDSYGQLIQANTAAENVFGFQCEESLRSPIDSIIVHDEMRKLIRQSREAEQRVAERRAEFLVGDKFYGVHVIPLALGVKAAEGASDHGLIVNLRDITREREASRKKSEFVAHVAHELRTPLSSIRAYVEMLVDGEAADEATRREYYDIIQTSAQRLGRLIDNMLNISRIEAGTVRINKEPIAISMVVKEACDVMRPSAEEKKITLTEQLTPVMFRILADRDLLYQAILNLISNAVKYTPEGGEVVVRMSPREEQKTILIEVQDTGVGIPKEDLPRMFQKFFRVEANKNMAKGTGLGLNLVKSIVESVHGGQITLASEIGKGSTFGMIFPLMS
- a CDS encoding tetratricopeptide repeat protein — protein: MENQPREKSVQRWNGVRGDVTLRLAEQHFSAGRLVEAEATLNKVMAMSPESAEVFKFAARLYLERGQLAKAKESVVAAIHAPGADAECEYLAGIIEERYGELDAALSHYVNALNQKPNTPEYVLATAELYIATDDPHRALELLLTRVKDFDDFPTMSVLAAQVCRMLGLTDDAVNFCRQALPDFTDDAAVRAELGTILAWAGRHSEAIQALQPIVDRSVGRGRKSHTPSGDAKQPIPASVRRVLADSYLALGRGNEARRILRTVMADDSADAHAWTLFCRSAINDGELRIADEAIQTFNRRSAPTAETVLLEGYVSLLRGRPEMAQKLAERAIAMDASLEEARLLCAEALRTMGAFDAARRVCREAVAAGRPSAALTAFLAELSLVEEPAVVKDIQPAPATAESKDPRKSGFTSAFGMAAVSDEGEGDE